One window of Bos indicus isolate NIAB-ARS_2022 breed Sahiwal x Tharparkar chromosome 18, NIAB-ARS_B.indTharparkar_mat_pri_1.0, whole genome shotgun sequence genomic DNA carries:
- the LOC109572661 gene encoding uncharacterized protein, translating to MALAQHINSRLGRLSFEYPGSAGAGPQQVAPDTGFSKDADSPIWVPDRLIRHVSASRIPSSTAAATPKEERASSAFAPPASTGNTTDIGATDIGDPG from the exons ATGGCTCTTGCTCAG catataaatagtcgcctaggccgtctctccttcgaataccctggatcagctggggctggtccccagcaggtggcgcccgataCAGGAttttcgaag gacgcagattctccaatttgggTTCCGGATAGATTGATTCGCCATGTCTCAGCCTCTCGGATACCGAGTTCCACGGCCGCCGCGACCCCGAAAGAGGAAAGGGCCTCCTCTGCCTTCGCTCCCCCCGCCAGCACGGGAAACACCACTGACATCGGAGCAACTGACATCGGGGATCCCGGATGA